In Methanothermobacter tenebrarum, the sequence AATGTGGGGGTGTGTATAGCCTTTTAGGAGTCCCAAAAACTAGCATTTATTTCTTGTTTTCAGCTCTTTTAAACATTCTTTGCAAAATTTTGGACTCTTTTTGTCAGTGTCTATTATACTATTGCTGAAATACATTACACAAGATGGATTACTGCAGTGTGCTAGTCCAATTGTATGGCCGAGTTCATGTATGGCCTCTTTTAGCACCCTTTCTAAGAATATCCTCCTATCTGGATGTTTCAGTCTATAAGTTGATATTATTGCAAATTTTCCAGGGGATTCCGCCTCCCCGAATACGAAATTTAAATGGGGCGCATAGAGGTCGACATTTGTAACTCCTAGGATACGATTAAAATCCCCTCTCAACACATTCTTTAAAAAGAGTAATAATCTGGTGGAATGATATTGGTTTCTTAACGGGTTATATGCATCCTCGGGAGTCGCTAGCTTCTGGTTAGAAACTATACACCTTGTATTGAAGATCGTGGAGATGAACTTTTTTAGGAATTCCAATATTTCTTCCTCAACATTTCCAATGGGTTGTATAATTATCATGGCCTTGTAGGAAACTATAAGTTGTAGCGCTTTCTGTCGAGTAATTCTTGTCTTTTACCCGGGTTCCAGCCTCCACTGGATGATTTAGCCCTTCCAACCTGCTGGACGTATCCTGTTATACGATCGTACCATTCTACTTCTTCTTTTTCGCCGCAGTTGGCGCAGGTTTCTTGCAATCCTCTCATGAGGGTTTTGCATTTGAGGCAGAAACTTAGTGCGCTGCTGTAATCCCAGAATCCTATCTTTGTGTTTTTGCAGATGTTTTTTGTGAATCTTGTGAGTGCTTGTGTGTCTGGTTGGGCTTCCCCAAGCCATGCATGGAATATATGCCCTCCGGGTGTTATTGGATGATACTCCTCTTCTATTTTTATCTTTTCTATCATGTCTATTTCAGCGTCTACTGGCACGTGACTAGAGTTCGTGTAATAGTATGAGTTTTCCCTTCCTTGTACTATAGCCTCCTTATAGGATTTTTTGTCTAGCATCGCGAATCTGTGAGCTGTGCTCTCAGCGGGTGTTTGCAGTACGCTCCAGCGCAAGCCAGTTTCCTTTTTGAGTTCCTGGGCGCGTTCGTACAAGTATCTTATTACCTTGAGTCCGAATTTGTTGGCATCCGGGTTTGTGATGTCGTCTCCAGTGTGGTATTCTAGCATCTCGTTCAGACCAACGTATCCGAAACTTAGGGTTGCATTTTCTATCCTGTAATAGTTTTCGCCCTCGATTTCTTGTGTGAGGAATGGTAATAGATTATAGTCGTTTAGGCATTTGAGTGCTTGTTCTCTTCTTAATTCTAGTATGTTAATTGCAAGGTCAAGGTATTCGTCAATATACTCGAATATCTCATCGTCATCCTTTGCCTGGTATGCGATCCTTGGAAGATTTAACGTTACATATGCTAGGTTCCCTGTTCTAAGACAGTCTTGTTCCCAGTTCCCCGTCCAATTATCTGAGAGAAGTGTTCGGCAACCCATATAATTGGACATTTCACCCCTGTAATCTGCTAACATGTTAACGAAATATGCTGTCCCGTATTTGGCGGCTAATTCATGTGCAAGGTGCAGGTCATCATCGAATTCGCCCTTTAGGGTTTCTTTGCGGATGACATATATTGTATTTGGGAATAAATGGGGTTTGCCATCAGCGTCACCCTCCAGGAGCACTTCTGTAAATGCCCTTGTAACTTGCCTGGCCTCATCATAGAAGTCCCCATATACTCCCACGCGTTCGCCCCGGGGCCCGTAAGCCAGCACATCAGATAGGAAATCTGGTACTGCGAATTCCAAGTTTATGCTTGTGAATGGGACTTGGCTCCCCCTAGCAGCGTATGCCATGTTAAGGTTGAATATGAACATTTGCACAGCCTGTTTAATCTCATCATACGACCGCCCCGCGGCGAATGGTGCGACGAAAACATTCCAGAGGCTCATTGCCTGGCCGCCGGACATGTTTTGTTGGGCTGCTAGCATTATCTCCCCTGCATGGTTCATAAGGGTTTCAAGGTGCTTTGGGGGCCCCGCAACCGAAGTATGGTCTCCCGTCCCATCAACTTTTAATCCATATTTTATAAATAGGCGTAGATCATGTTGCAAGCAGTTCAAGGGGCGGGCTGCGAAGAATTCTAGGTCGTGTATGTGTATGTCTCCTGATATGTGGGCGTCTGCTAGGCGGGTGGGTAGTATGTGGAGGAGTGTGTATTGTTTGAGGGCTTCGTCGGCAACATATTTGTGGACGGTTTCGGGGTTGTGTATCATGTTGGCGTTGTCCCTTGAGCCTTCGGTTATGAGTTCTGTGATGTTGTATACTGGTATTCCGAGTCTTGTGTATTTTTTTCTTAGTTTTTCTAGCCTGTGTTCGATGAGTTTGGTGTTGACCATCTCCCTTATCATTGGGGCTGTGAGGTATTCTACGTCGAGTTTTTTAAGTTCTTTCCACACTTCTGTGGCTATTTTCTCTGCTAGTTGTGGTGATGCCCCTGCTTCTTTGATTAGGCTTTTTTCAATCTTTTTCTGGTTGAATGATTCTATTGTGTCACGTGATGTTCTAACCTTTAATTTTCTAGCGGCAAAGTATTTATCCGCTATTTCTTCATCAATATCCTTTAATGAAGTGTATACTAGCATTTTTATCTCTTTAGTTGTGATGCTGTCATAGGCTGATTTAGCAACCTTTGATGCTATCTTTTCAGCGGCCCAGAGGGGTGAACCCACCATTAGGAGTGATTTAACGAGTTTTTCGTGGCTGAATTTTTCTCTTATCCCATTGTTTTTTTCAACGCTAATATCCGCCTTTGAAGGAAGTTCAGCTAAAACGTGTGAATCCTTAATCACAAAATCACCACATTTAACTTTCTCAGGGGAAAGTCCCCCATCCAAGAGGGGTGCACATAAATATATTTTTTCTTCTATGGGGGGTAAAATTACTAACAAGTATTATATCAGAGCCCATATATTAACTTTGGGTTAATAACCCACTTATAAAGGGGGTATTGGCAATTAATAAGCTTTTAAATGATCCTTTATGAATAAATCGGAAGGAAATTTCCGAATCAA encodes:
- a CDS encoding archaemetzincin family Zn-dependent metalloprotease, which translates into the protein MIIIQPIGNVEEEILEFLKKFISTIFNTRCIVSNQKLATPEDAYNPLRNQYHSTRLLLFLKNVLRGDFNRILGVTNVDLYAPHLNFVFGEAESPGKFAIISTYRLKHPDRRIFLERVLKEAIHELGHTIGLAHCSNPSCVMYFSNSIIDTDKKSPKFCKECLKELKTRNKC
- the nrdD gene encoding anaerobic ribonucleoside-triphosphate reductase — translated: MIKDSHVLAELPSKADISVEKNNGIREKFSHEKLVKSLLMVGSPLWAAEKIASKVAKSAYDSITTKEIKMLVYTSLKDIDEEIADKYFAARKLKVRTSRDTIESFNQKKIEKSLIKEAGASPQLAEKIATEVWKELKKLDVEYLTAPMIREMVNTKLIEHRLEKLRKKYTRLGIPVYNITELITEGSRDNANMIHNPETVHKYVADEALKQYTLLHILPTRLADAHISGDIHIHDLEFFAARPLNCLQHDLRLFIKYGLKVDGTGDHTSVAGPPKHLETLMNHAGEIMLAAQQNMSGGQAMSLWNVFVAPFAAGRSYDEIKQAVQMFIFNLNMAYAARGSQVPFTSINLEFAVPDFLSDVLAYGPRGERVGVYGDFYDEARQVTRAFTEVLLEGDADGKPHLFPNTIYVIRKETLKGEFDDDLHLAHELAAKYGTAYFVNMLADYRGEMSNYMGCRTLLSDNWTGNWEQDCLRTGNLAYVTLNLPRIAYQAKDDDEIFEYIDEYLDLAINILELRREQALKCLNDYNLLPFLTQEIEGENYYRIENATLSFGYVGLNEMLEYHTGDDITNPDANKFGLKVIRYLYERAQELKKETGLRWSVLQTPAESTAHRFAMLDKKSYKEAIVQGRENSYYYTNSSHVPVDAEIDMIEKIKIEEEYHPITPGGHIFHAWLGEAQPDTQALTRFTKNICKNTKIGFWDYSSALSFCLKCKTLMRGLQETCANCGEKEEVEWYDRITGYVQQVGRAKSSSGGWNPGKRQELLDRKRYNL